In Penaeus vannamei isolate JL-2024 chromosome 15, ASM4276789v1, whole genome shotgun sequence, the following are encoded in one genomic region:
- the LOC113807033 gene encoding uncharacterized protein, translated as MISYAFDNPRSPTKATDIFFKKPKARRALSELGPNDSKANLRMAESLITISAEQFMKKWNFDPIRCQPLPPGRYQWAPVKTLKKRQPRETLDASHDCPHLRLHHTTTYDPCPGARLTPLSPCSASLTPSRPPCDTEATLGASPHQELDRHLSEAPSHLPLTPRKTSKLKSGPATPKTKQCKITDYGRQRKRLHSTSKSEEGESEVTPRKKPALSPQSSFE; from the exons ATGATCTCATACGCGTTTGATAACCCTCGCTCGCCCACCAAGGCGACCGACATCTTCTTCAAGAAGCCCAAGGCCCGGAGAGCCCTGTCGGAGCTCGGCCCGAACGACTCGAAGGCCAACCTGCGAATGGCCGAGAGCCTCATCACCATCTCCGCGGAACAGTTCATGAAGAAATGGAACTTCGACCCCATCCGCTGCCAGCCGCTGCCCCCGGGACGCTACCAGTGGGCGCCCGTCAAGACCCTCAAGAAGAGACAGCCCCGAGAGACCCTCGACGCCAGCCACGACTgcccccacctccgcctccaccacacGACGACCTACGACCCCTGCCCCGGCGCCAGACTGACCCCCCTCAGCCCCTGCAGCGCCTCCCTGACCCCCTCGAGACCCCCCTGCGACACGGAAGCGACCCTGGGTGCCTCCCCCCACCAGGAGCTGGACAGACACCTGAGCGAGgcgccctcccacctccctctcaccccgaGGAAGACCTCCAAACTGAAGTCAGGACCCGCAACACCCAAGACGAAACAGTGCAAAATTacag acTATGGCCGCCAGAGGAAGCGACTGCACTCGACCTCGAAGTCCgaggagggcgagagcgaggtcacTCCGAGGAAGAAGCCCGCCCTCTCGCCCCAGTCCTCCTTCGAGTAG
- the LOC138864181 gene encoding serine-rich adhesin for platelets-like → MFSVVFGSRLKRDFVFRLQQSLSYLALGVLSARASGGAARSGSTSIWRSSSECFRREHLEEQLGVLSARASGGAARSAFGASIWRSSSEWQYEHLEEQLGVLSARASGGAARSGSTSIWRSSSEWQYEHLEEQLGVAVRASGGAARSGSTSIWRSSSEWQYEHLEEQLGVAFGASIWRSSSEWQHEHLEEQLGVLSARASGGAARSDGTSIWRSSSECFRREHLEEQLGVAVRASGGAARSAFGASIWRSSSEWQYEHLEEQLGVLSARASGGAARSGSTSIWRSSSECFRREHLEEQLGVAVRASGGAARSAFGASIWRSSSEWQYEHLEEQLGVLSARASGGAARSGSTSIWRSSSELLSARASGGAARSGSTSIWRSSSECFRREHLEEQLGVAVRASGGAARSAFGASIWRSSSEWQYEHLEEQLGVLSARASGGAARSGSTSIWRSSSECFRREHLEEQLGVAVRASGGAARSCFRREHLEEQLGVAVRASGGAARSAFGASIWRSSSEWQYEHLEEQLGVLSARASGGAARSGSTRRTSWCAYLGAFPGSADNGGNGGNTIDVAVILVATITTGIMI, encoded by the exons ATGTTTAGTGTAGTGTTCGGTTCAAGATTAAAAAGGGATTTTGTATTTCGT CTTCAGCAATCTCTTTCTTACCTCGCCCTCGGAGTGCTTTCGGCGCGAGCATCTGGAGGAGCAGCTCGGAGTGGCAGCACGAGCATCTGGAGGAGCAGCTCGGAGTGCTTTCGGCGCGAGCATCTGGAGGAGCAGCTCGGAGTGCTTTCGGCGCGAGCATCTGGAGGAGCAGCTCGGAGTGCTTTCGGCGCGAGCATCTGGAGGAGCAGCTCGGAGTGGCAGTACGAGCATCTGGAGGAGCAGCTCGGAGTGCTTTCGGCGCGAGCATCTGGAGGAGCAGCTCGGAGTGGCAGTACGAGCATCTGGAGGAGCAGCTCGGAGTGGCAGTACGAGCATCTGGAGGAGCAGCTCGGAGTGGCAGTACGAGCATCTGGAGGAGCAGCTCGGAGTGGCAGTACGAGCATCTGGAGGAGCAGCTCGGAGTGGCAGTACGAGCATCTGGAGGAGCAGCTCGGAGTTGCTTTCGGCGCGAGCATCTGGAGGAGCAGCTCGGAGTGGCAGCACGAGCATCTGGAGGAGCAGCTCGGAGTGCTTTCGGCGCGAGCATCTGGAGGAGCAGCTCGGAGTGACGGTACGAGCATCTGGAGGAGCAGCTCGGAGTGCTTTCGGCGCGAGCATCTGGAGGAGCAGCTCGGAGTGGCAGTACGAGCATCTGGAGGAGCAGCTCGGAGTGCTTTCGGCGCGAGCATCTGGAGGAGCAGCTCGGAGTGGCAGTACGAGCATCTGGAGGAGCAGCTCGGAGTGCTTTCGGCGCGAGCATCTGGAGGAGCAGCTCGGAGTGGCAGCACGAGCATCTGGAGGAGCAGCTCGGAGTGCTTTCGGCGCGAGCATCTGGAGGAGCAGCTCGGAGTGGCAGTACGAGCATCTGGAGGAGCAGCTCGGAGTGCTTTCGGCGCGAGCATCTGGAGGAGCAGCTCGGAGTGGCAGTACGAGCATCTGGAGGAGCAGCTCGGAGTGCTTTCGGCGCGAGCATCTGGAGGAGCAGCTCGGAGTGGCAGCACGAGCATCTGGAGGAGCAGCTCGGAGTTGCTTTCGGCGCGAGCATCTGGAGGAGCAGCTCGGAGTGGCAGTACGAGCATCTGGAGGAGCAGCTCGGAGTGCTTTCGGCGCGAGCATCTGGAGGAGCAGCTCGGAGTGGCAGTACGAGCATCTGGAGGAGCAGCTCGGAGTGCTTTCGGCGCGAGCATCTGGAGGAGCAGCTCGGAGTGGCAGTACGAGCATCTGGAGGAGCAGCTCGGAGTGCTTTCGGCGCGAGCATCTGGAGGAGCAGCTCGGAGTGGCAGTACGAGCATCTGGAGGAGCAGCTCGGAGTGCTTTCGGCGCGAGCATCTGGAGGAGCAGCTCGGAGTGGCAGTACGAGCATCTGGAGGAGCAGCTCGGAGTTGCTTTCGGCGCGAGCATCTGGAGGAGCAGCTCGGAGTGGCAGTACGAGCATCTGGAGGAGCAGCTCGGAGTGCTTTCGGCGCGAGCATCTGGAGGAGCAGCTCGGAGTGGCAGTACGAGCATCTGGAGGAGCAGCTCGGAGTGCTTTCGGCGCGAGCATCTGGAGGAGCAGCTCGGAGTGGCAGTACGAGGAGAACATCCTGGTGTGCTTATCTCGGCGCTTTTCCGGGCTCGGCTGACAACGGAGGCAATGG TGGGAATACCATTGATGTTGCAGTTATCCTGGTAGCAACAATAACCACAGGGATaatgatttag